The following is a genomic window from Chryseobacterium ginsenosidimutans.
GGATCGTATATCCTTTGTACAATAATCCTTTATCATACAACTGCTTCAACAACCACCAAACCGTCTCCATATATTTTGACTTGTAGGTGATATATGGATCTTCAAGGTCTACCCAATAACCAATTTTCTCGGTAAGGTTGTTCCAAACGTCGGTGTAACGCATTACCGCTTCACGACAAGCCTGGTTGTAATCTTCAATAGAAATTTTTTTGCCAATATCTTCTTTAGTGATTCCTAATTCTTTTTCTACGCCTAGCTCCACAGGAAGTCCGTGTGTATCCCAACCCGCTTTACGGAAAACCTGTTTCCCGTTCTGGGTTTGATAACGACAGAAAATATCCTTTAATGCTCTAGCCATAACGTGATGAATTCCGGGCATCCCGTTTGCTGAAGGCGGACCTTCATAAAAAACAAACTCAGGCTTCCCCTCACGAATCTCAACACTCTTATTGAAAGTTTTATTTTGTTTCCAAAATTCCGCTACATTCTCTGCTACGTCAATAAGGTTGAGGCTTTTGTATTCTTTAAATTGGCTCATTGTAATATCTCAATATCGTTGATTAATTAAGTTGGCAAATTTACTAAAATTTGTCGGTTTATAATATATGTTTTATTTTGATAGTTTGGTTTAAAAACTTCAATTTCAGAAATATAAATTTTTGAATTAATTATTTGTGAATTTTCATGGTGAATGAATGAACTTTTTGAATCGAATTGTATAGAAACTTCTTAAGATTTCTCTCTGGAAATTGTGTCAATGTGTAGTTAAAATTCAATACAATGTTTAATCATTCCGTCTTTTAATTTTAATTAAATAAATTTGTCTTCTAAAATAAAAAACTATTGGAATTTTATCCATCAATCGAAAAATCAGATATTCAGCAAATAAAAAAGTTTCAGGAGCAAAAACTTCAGGAGCTTTTGGTTTATCTTGAAACCCATTCGCCTTTTTATCAGAAATTATTCAAAGAAAATAATATCAATATTGCTGATATTAATACACTGGAAGATTTACAAAAAATTCCAACGACAACAAAAAATGATATTCAGCAGAATAATGATGATTTTTTCTGTATTTCTAATGATAAAATTGTGGATTACAGCACAACTTCGGGAACGTTGGGTGATCCGGTAACTTTCGGATTGTCAAATAACGATCTTGAAAGACTGGCTTACAACGAAGCAATTTCTTTCGCTTGCGCGGGAATCCAAAAAGGTGATGTCGTTCAGATGATTACAACCATCGATAAAAGATTTATGGCTGGTTTGGCTTATTTTTTAGGATTGAGAAAAATGGGCGCAAGCGCTGTCAGAATGGGTCCCGGAATTCCAGAATTGCAATGGGATTCTATTTTCAGATATAAACCAAAATATTTGATTACCGTTCCGTCGTTTTTGTTGAAAATGATCGATTATGCCGAGAAGCATGAAGTAGATTATAAAAATTCAAGCGTTTACGGTGCGGTTTGTATCGGAGAAAGTATAAAAAATCAGGATTTTACGGATAATATTCTGTCTCAAAAGATTAAAGAAAAATGGAATATTAAATTATTCTCAACCTACGCTTCCACAGAAATGAGCACGGCTTTTACAGAATGTGAACATCAAATCGGGGGACATCAGCATCCGGAATTAATCATCACAGAAATCCTTGATGACGCTGAAAATGTTGTTGAGGAAGGGGAAAGTGGAGAATTGACGATTACAACTTTGGGTGTTGAAGCACTTCCTTTACTGAGATTCAAAACCGGAGATATTGTAAAAGCACATTACGAACCTTGCCAATGCGGAAGAAATACGATGAGGTTAGGCCCTGTTGTTGGCAGAAAACAACAGATGATCAAATATAAAGGAACTACTTTGTATCCGCCTGCGATGAATGATATTCTGAATGACTTTAATACTATTTTGTGTTATCAGATCGTTATTCTGTCGAATGAAATAGGTTTGGATGAAATTATTATTAAAATAAGCACAAATAGCGAATCTGAAAATTTTGTCAATGAAGTGAGAGATCATTTCCGTGCAAAATTGAGGGTGAGTCCGAAAATTGAAATTATTGATTTTGATATTTTGTCTAAAACCGTTTTTAATCCAAATAGCAGAAAACCAATTACATTTATTGATTTAAGATAAAAGCTAAGTAAAAATTAATCATGAAAAAAACGTTATTTCTATTCCTAATAATTCTTTCCTCTTGTTTAATGGCTCAGAGGGTTAAGGTTATTTCCGGAGATTATAATTTTTTAAAAGATCAAAAATTCGTTAAAGTTGTTTTCAAGTTTGAAGGCGTAACTTTTGCTAAAAAAAAGATTAGTGAACAGCAATATATTACCGATAGAATGGAAGATATTGAGAAAGCTAGTGGTAAAGAAGAAGCTGAAAAATGGAAAGCGGATTGGGAATATTCAAAAGATAAAACTTTTCAGGATAAATTTCTGGCATCTTGGAATAAAAACACAAAAATTGAAGCCTCTACAAAATTTGACAAGACAAAATACACCTTAATCGTTGAGCCGACTTGGATTTATCAAGGCTGGTTTGGTGGAATAATGAATGATCCAGCTCAATTAAATACTCGAATGACTTTTGTAGAAACTGAAAATCCGAGTAATATTTTGATGGTTGTTGAAGGAATAAAAGCAATCGGAGACAATGTGATCGGAATTCCAAACAACAACACCGAATTGCAGAATGTTATGCGAAAACTTCAAAAATGCTTGCTCTAAAAGTAGATCATTATACTAAAAAATAACAGTAACTTATTAAGTGAAATTCTATATTTGCAAACTTTAAATTAAAATTATAAACTATGAAAAAATTATTATTATTCATGCTGATTGCAGTTTCTACAGTTGCAATGGCTCAAAAGTTTAAAATCCAAAGTGGAGATTTGAAATTCTTAAAAGGAACAGAAACTATAAATGTGGTTTTTGATTATTCTGAAATGAAGTTGATGAAAGAAAATTATACTGAAGCAGAATACGTTCCCAGAAGAATAGAAGAACTCAATAAAAAGACGGAAGGAAGCGGTAATATTTGGAAAAAACAATGGGAACGGAGTAAGGAAGAGCTATGGAATCCTAAATTCATTACAGTATTTAATAAAGTTCTTTCAAAAGAAGGAGTTAATACAAAATTGCAGGAAAATACCAATAGTCCATATACTTTGGTTGTTAAAGTAAAGTGGGTTTATCCGGGTTGGGATGCTGGAATCATGAAGCAGCCCGCAAAAGTGAATACTCAGCTTACTTTTATGGAGTCGGATTCTAAAAAAGTATTGTGTGATATTGAAAGCCTGGAAGCTCCGGGAGACCAGTGGGGGAGCAATTTTAATAACGAAACCAGAGTAGGGGAAGGTTTTGCTAAAACAGGAAAAACTCTTGCTCAGAAAATTGAAAAAGCAGTAAAATAACATTCTGTGTAAAATAAAAACAAAAAACGGTCTGAAAGTTCAGACCGTTTTTTTTATTGTTGCTGCTTTTCCGTTTTGATGAGGTTCGCAAGATTTTTAATTACCGTATCATGTTTTTTTACAAAAGGATTTTCTTTATTCCACACATAACCTGCCAAAACCGCGCAAATTTTCTTTTTAACATCAGGATTTTCCGGCTGATGGAAAAATAATTCCTGAAGATTTCCAGTGTACCATTCCTTCACATAAGTTGTGAAAACATCAACACCGTATAAAATATAATCTGCGAATTCTGTTTGCCAGTCAACTTTTTCGCCGTTTAGCTGTCTTATTGCCAGTTTTGCAGCTGTCATTCCCCCTTCTGTAGCAAAAGCCATTCCCGATGAAAAAACGGGATCAAGGAATTCAGAAGCGTTTCCTGTTAAAGCAAATCCGTCTCCGAATAAACTTTTGACAGAGCAGGAATAATCTTTCAAATGTTTTGGCTCAAAAAGAAAATCTACATCACCAAAACGTCTTACATAATATTCAGAAAGGGAAATAGCCTTTTTTAAAGCTTCTGTTGTATCTCCGTTTTCAGATAGTTTATCAATATATTCAGTGGGGCCCACGATTCCAACGCTTGTATTTCCGTTTGAGAAAGGAATCACCCAAAGCCAGACTTCGGTTTCTATAATATCAAAAGAAATCAAAGTTCCTTCAACACCTTCTTCTCTGTTAACATCTTCTACATGAGCAAAAATTGCAGAATGTGGGGATAATTTTGAAGGTTTTTCTAAATCTAATAATCTTGGCAAAACTCTTCCGTAACCACTGGAGTCAATCACGAATTTGGCATGAATTTCCTTTGTCTCGCCGTTTTTATTTTTTACAGTTGTGATAGAATCGGTTCCATTAAATTTAATATCGATAACTTCAGTTTCAAACTCAAGGTCGATCCCTTTATTAATGACTTCCTGAGCAAGCGTATTATCAAAATCAGCTCTCGGAACCTGCCATGTCCAATCCCAGCCTTCTCCAAATTTATCACTGAAATCAAAGATGCAAACTTCACTGCCACGAAGGAAACGGGCGCCTAATTTTTTTTCAAAGCCCATTTTGTCCAAAGCAGGAAACAATCCGGCTTCATCAAAGTGATCCATTACTCTGGGAATAAGACTTTCGCCTACGACCAATCTTGGAAACTTTGTTTTTTCAACAACTTTTACGTTGACATTGTTCTTCTTTAAATATGAGGAAGATACGCAACCCGACGGTCCGGCGCCGATTACGAGAACATCAACAAATTCTTTGCTCATCTTTGATTTTTTATTTTAATAATAACTTCTATCTTTGCCGCAAATTAATGACAATTAATTAATAATTACAAAATTATCTATTATTACTTTTATTTAATGAAAATAAATAACTTTTTAGAACTGAAAGACTTTCAGAAAATTATCATTGGGAATGAAAAAATAGAACTGGATGAGACACTTCTTTCGAGAGTGGATGCAAGTTTTCAGTTTTTAAAAGAATTTTCGAAAAATAAAGTTATATATGGTGTGAACACGGGTTTCGGACCAATGGCTCAATTTAAGATCAGTGATGAAGACACCCACCAGCTTCAATATAACTTAATCAGAAGTCACTCTTCAGGTATTGGAAATCCTCTTCCTCCAACAGAAGTTAAAGCTTGTATGTTGGCAAGATTAAATACATTATCATTAGGGAATTCCGGAGTGCATCATTCTGTTGTTAATTTACTTAAAGAATTAATTAACAGGGATATCGCGCCGTTGATTTTCGAGCACGGAGGCGTTGGAGCAAGTGGTGATTTGGTTCAATTGGCTCACTTGGCTTTAGTTTTAATCGGCGAAGGCGAAGTTTTTTATAAAGGGGAAAGAAAATCGACAAAAGAGGTTTTCGAAATTGAAGGTTTGAAACCGATTCAGGTTGAAATCCGTGAAGGTCTTGCTTTAATGAACGGAACTTCTGTGATGTCGGGAATTGGTGTTGTTAATGCGTACAAAGCCAATCAATTAACTAATATTTCGATTAAATTATCTTGTGCTATTAATGAAATCGTTCAGGCTTACGACGATCACTTGTCAGAAGCTTTGAATGGAACGAAATTACATGCAGGTCAGCAGAAAATTGCAGCAAGAATGCGTGAGCATTTGTCTGACAGTAAATTGATTAGAAAAAGAGAAGATCATCTTTATACTCATTTTGAAGAGCAGGAAAAAGTATTTAAAGAAAAAGTTCAGGAATATTATTCTTTAAGATGTGTTCCGCAGATTTTAGGACCTGTTTTGGATACGTTGGAATACACGGAAAAAGTTCTTGAAAACGAGATTAATTCAGCCAATGATAATCCTATTATAAACGTTGAGGATCAACATGTTTATCACGGCGGAAACTTTCATGGAGATTATATTTCTTTGGAAATGGATAAGCTAAAGATTGTTGTGACAAAGCTGACAATGTTAGCTGAAAGGCAATTAAATTATCTTTTAAACTCAAAAATCAACGAAATTTTGCCTCCTTTTGTAAATTTAGGTAAATTAGGATTCAATTTTGGGATGCAGGGTGTGCAGTTTACGGCAACTTCCACAACAGCAGAAAGCCAGATGTTATCGAATTCTATGTATGTTCACAGTATACCTAATAATAATGATAATCAGGATATTGTGAGTATGGGTACAAATGCTGCAGTAATTTGCAGAAAGGTAATTGAAAATGCTTTTGAGGTATTGGCGATCGAAGCAATCACCATCATTCAGGCGATCGAATATCTTGAATTTAAAGATAAAGTTTCATCTTCAACAAGAGAATTGTATGATGAAATCAGAAAAATTATACCTGCTTTTTCAGATGATATGGTAATGTATCCATATTTAGAAGAAGTGAAAAAATATTTAAAGACAATGTAATTATTTACCTTAATCAATTGTCAATATAAAAACTAATACAAAATAACACTAAGAATAACACATGAAATGTGCAATTGTAACAGGTGGCTCCAGAGGAATAGGAAGAGCAATCTGTATAAAACTGGCAGAAGAAAAAAATTATCATATACTGATTAACTACACTTCAAACGAAGCTGCAGCAAAGGAAACTTTAGCTAAAGTTGAAGAATTGGGTTCGACGGGAGAAATTCTGAAATTTGATGTTGGAAATGCTGAAGAAACACTTAAAGTTTTAGGCGAATGGCAGGAGAATAATTCTGG
Proteins encoded in this region:
- a CDS encoding phenylacetate--CoA ligase family protein yields the protein MEFYPSIEKSDIQQIKKFQEQKLQELLVYLETHSPFYQKLFKENNINIADINTLEDLQKIPTTTKNDIQQNNDDFFCISNDKIVDYSTTSGTLGDPVTFGLSNNDLERLAYNEAISFACAGIQKGDVVQMITTIDKRFMAGLAYFLGLRKMGASAVRMGPGIPELQWDSIFRYKPKYLITVPSFLLKMIDYAEKHEVDYKNSSVYGAVCIGESIKNQDFTDNILSQKIKEKWNIKLFSTYASTEMSTAFTECEHQIGGHQHPELIITEILDDAENVVEEGESGELTITTLGVEALPLLRFKTGDIVKAHYEPCQCGRNTMRLGPVVGRKQQMIKYKGTTLYPPAMNDILNDFNTILCYQIVILSNEIGLDEIIIKISTNSESENFVNEVRDHFRAKLRVSPKIEIIDFDILSKTVFNPNSRKPITFIDLR
- a CDS encoding NAD(P)/FAD-dependent oxidoreductase gives rise to the protein MSKEFVDVLVIGAGPSGCVSSSYLKKNNVNVKVVEKTKFPRLVVGESLIPRVMDHFDEAGLFPALDKMGFEKKLGARFLRGSEVCIFDFSDKFGEGWDWTWQVPRADFDNTLAQEVINKGIDLEFETEVIDIKFNGTDSITTVKNKNGETKEIHAKFVIDSSGYGRVLPRLLDLEKPSKLSPHSAIFAHVEDVNREEGVEGTLISFDIIETEVWLWVIPFSNGNTSVGIVGPTEYIDKLSENGDTTEALKKAISLSEYYVRRFGDVDFLFEPKHLKDYSCSVKSLFGDGFALTGNASEFLDPVFSSGMAFATEGGMTAAKLAIRQLNGEKVDWQTEFADYILYGVDVFTTYVKEWYTGNLQELFFHQPENPDVKKKICAVLAGYVWNKENPFVKKHDTVIKNLANLIKTEKQQQ
- a CDS encoding HAL/PAL/TAL family ammonia-lyase, whose translation is MKINNFLELKDFQKIIIGNEKIELDETLLSRVDASFQFLKEFSKNKVIYGVNTGFGPMAQFKISDEDTHQLQYNLIRSHSSGIGNPLPPTEVKACMLARLNTLSLGNSGVHHSVVNLLKELINRDIAPLIFEHGGVGASGDLVQLAHLALVLIGEGEVFYKGERKSTKEVFEIEGLKPIQVEIREGLALMNGTSVMSGIGVVNAYKANQLTNISIKLSCAINEIVQAYDDHLSEALNGTKLHAGQQKIAARMREHLSDSKLIRKREDHLYTHFEEQEKVFKEKVQEYYSLRCVPQILGPVLDTLEYTEKVLENEINSANDNPIINVEDQHVYHGGNFHGDYISLEMDKLKIVVTKLTMLAERQLNYLLNSKINEILPPFVNLGKLGFNFGMQGVQFTATSTTAESQMLSNSMYVHSIPNNNDNQDIVSMGTNAAVICRKVIENAFEVLAIEAITIIQAIEYLEFKDKVSSSTRELYDEIRKIIPAFSDDMVMYPYLEEVKKYLKTM